In Pseudomonas lutea, the genomic stretch GTGTGCCCTCCCAACCGAAGAGTGCGGTCAGGACCGCCATGGGCAATACCCATAACACGACGCCTGCGGCACCGAGGTATGTGAGCCTGAGCCACGTAAAGCGCGCATGGTCCGGTGGCGGCGTATGGTCATCGATCAGGGCCGGGCCAAAGGATGCGTTCGCCGCGGCGTGCCCGCCGTCCCTGAACATCTCCGGCACCCATCGACCGCCCAGATAGCCCACCAGCGCAGCCGCCAGCACGATCAGCGGGAAGGGAACATTGAAGGCAAAGACAGCGGTGAACGAGGCTGCAGCAATGGCCCATAGCCCGTTGTTTTTCAGCACGCGCGAGCCGATCCGATGAGCCGCTTGCAGCACAATGGCCGTGACGGCGGGCTTGATCCCGTAAAACAACCCGGCCACGACGGGGAGTTCGCCAAACGCGATGTAGAGCCACGACAGTGCGATCAAAATGAACAGCGAGGGCAGCACAAACAGCGCGCCGGCGATCACGCCGCCTTTTGTCCGGTGCATCAGCCAGCCAATGTACGTCGCCAGTTGCTGGGCTTCAGGCCCCGGCAAGACCATGCAGTAGTTGAGTGCATGCAGAAACCGGCGCTCGGAAATCCAGCGTCGGCGCTCCACCAGCTCCTGGTGCATGATCGAGATTTGCCCGGCCGGGCCGCCGAAGCTGATAAAGCCAAGCTTCAGCCAGAACCAGAATGCCGTACGCAAACTGACGGGGGCAGGGGTGGACAGCTCCTCTTCAGGCTCCGGCTTCAATGTGCCGCTCATGGGCGAATGCTCTTTCATGGCGCAGGCGAGGGCGAGTGTCAGACCTTTTTATCCGCCAAGCCAGCCTCTGCCTCGTTGTTGCTAGCCGAACCAGCTGGGGCGGCGATAGCATCAGGTTCAACCGCCGCTTCGGTGGCGAGCTTGAGACGGTCGG encodes the following:
- the chrA gene encoding chromate efflux transporter — its product is MSGTLKPEPEEELSTPAPVSLRTAFWFWLKLGFISFGGPAGQISIMHQELVERRRWISERRFLHALNYCMVLPGPEAQQLATYIGWLMHRTKGGVIAGALFVLPSLFILIALSWLYIAFGELPVVAGLFYGIKPAVTAIVLQAAHRIGSRVLKNNGLWAIAAASFTAVFAFNVPFPLIVLAAALVGYLGGRWVPEMFRDGGHAAANASFGPALIDDHTPPPDHARFTWLRLTYLGAAGVVLWVLPMAVLTALFGWEGTLTQMGWFFTKAALLTFGGAYAVLPYVYQGAVSHYGWLTPTQMIDGLALGETTPGPLIMVVAYVGFVGAYVLHVFGPEQAFVAGAVAAALVTWFTFLPSFLFILAGGPLVESTHNELSFTAPLTAITAAVVGVILNLACFFGYHVLWPNGFSAGLEWPSLLIAIGAAVALFRFKRGVITVLLGCAAAGLCVHLLR